The following are from one region of the Trichoplusia ni isolate ovarian cell line Hi5 chromosome 1, tn1, whole genome shotgun sequence genome:
- the LOC113500270 gene encoding homeobox protein caupolican produces MTSQFAFRGSPPNQSTISTASNSPPPAQAGMSAGAGGASGAARPSSPAAAAPRCCDTGRPIFQDPITGQTVCSCQYEFLNYQRLASGVPLSMYSAPYSDAAAATAAGMAAYFPALAADQPPFYSNAAAGIELKENLAASAATWPYPTVYHPYDAAFAGYPFNGYGMDLNGARRKNATRETTSTLKAWLNEHKKNPYPTKGEKIMLAIITKMTLTQVSTWFANARRRLKKENKMTWEPRNRVDDDDNNNDDDDHKSTDGKDGLDGKDSGTGSSEDGDRPQQRLDMLGQRTESEWSESRADSGPESPEPYERPIHPAYQHLPSRAPPGSTPASAKPRIWSLADMASKEGEAPAPPSPASAFYQSAAAAAAARLAHPYSRPELYRGLYPPTHPADVALLEYSRSLALAAPAPAPPAPSPSSSSTSSLAEPPPPPRA; encoded by the exons AGCACCATCTCGACAGCCTCCAACAGTCCGCCGCCGGCGCAGGCGGGAAtgagcgcgggcgcgggcggcgcgagcggcgcggcgcggcccaGCTCGCCCGCGGCCGCGGCCCCGCGCTGCTGCGACACAGGCCGCCCTATATTCCAGGACCCTATCACCGGCCAGACTGTCTGCTCGTGTCAATACGAGTTTCTCAACTACCAGAGGCTCGCTTCCGGCGTGCCTCTGTCTATGTACAGTGCCCCTTACTCAGACGCCGCTGCGGCTACAGCTGCCGGTATGGCGGCCTATTTTCCCGCTTTAGCAGCTGATCAACCGCCCTTTTACAGCAACGCC GCTGCTGGCATCGAACTGAAAGAAAACCTGGCGGCGAGTGCGGCCACCTGGCCCTACCCGACTGTTTACCATCCATACGACGCAGCCTTCGCCGGGTACCCTTTCAACGG GTATGGAATGGATCTAAATGGAGCACGTAGAAAAAATGCTACCAGAGAAACTACAAGCACTTTGAAGGCATGGCTGAACGAACACAAGAAGAACCCATACCCCACGAAGGGCGAGAAGATCATGTTGGCGATCATCACGAAGATGACGCTGACGCAGGTGTCGACGTGGTTCGCGAACGCGCGTCGCCGCCTCAAGAAGGAGAACAAGATGACGTGGGAGCCGAGGAACAGAGTCGATGACGACGACAATAACAATGACGACGATGACCATAAAAGCACCGATGGAAAAGACGGTCTAG ATGGAAAAGACTCAGGAACGGGCTCTAGCGAAGATGGAGATAGACCACAACAGAGATTGGATATGCTTGGTCAAAGAACAGAGTCGGAATGGTCCGAATCTCGCGCCGACAGTGGTCCTGAATCACCTGAGCCTTATGAAAGGCCCATTCATCCAGCTTATCAGCATTTACCTTCTCGTGCTCCACCGGGCAGTACCCCAGCTTCAGCTAAACCAAGAATATGGTCACTAGCCGATATGGCAAGCAAAGAAGGGGAAGCACCGGCTCCGCCGTCCCCGGCATCTGCTTTCTACCAGTCCGCAGCAGCGGCAGCCGCGGCCCGGCTGGCCCACCCGTACAGCCGGCCGGAGCTGTACCGCGGGCTGTACCCGCCGACCCACCCGGCCGACGTGGCCCTGCTGGAGTACTCGCGGTCGCTGGCGCTGGCCGCACCGGCCCCGGCCCCGCCGGCTCCGTCGCCGTCCTCGTCGTCCACCTCCTCGCTGGCCGAGCCGCCACCTCCTCCCCGCGCCTGA